A single Lactuca sativa cultivar Salinas chromosome 8, Lsat_Salinas_v11, whole genome shotgun sequence DNA region contains:
- the LOC111902109 gene encoding uncharacterized protein LOC111902109 isoform X1 — MTFYLFRLSSGDVAGFKLLFSLAIIYGLLSTVAYYVTHMKFITPLGIDAPLDRFSEARAVEHIRVLAHEIDGRQEGRQGLHDAAKYIKTQLEMLKARAGSNVRIEIEQDVVNGSFNMMFLGHSLSLGYRNHTNIVMRISSLESKDTDPSILLNGHFDSPPGSPGAGDCGSCVASILEIARLTIDSGWVPPKPLIFLFNGAEELFMLGSHGFITTNKWRNTIGAFINLEASGNGGLDFVCQSGPGSWPSKVYAESAIRPMGNSAAQDIFSFVPGDTDYRMFATDFGEIPGLDIIFLHGGYFYHTSTDSVERLLPGSIQARGDNLFNLVKAFTISPSLKNAHQRGVYRDSGVSKDDEQQPIFFDYVSWFLVYYSRKQGMIFHSMPVAIFLLIPFFMWFSKCGLKCSFAALFDNIKGILFHLIGIIFGVIFPVVFSILRLLFCAQSMNWFAHPYLAYMMFVPCSLAGMLFPRICWNYFPLSQAPYLVKSSKQELIDESRFWGAFGLYALISMAYFSAGLSGGFLTLSLAALMIPAWIFFHLSVKYYGRESLTSAACFLVPTLPLLLHSVYFSVFLVQFLIEKMGMMGSIPPPHGYFVPDVIVAATIGALTGVCVGPILPVIGHWLARSSIMQFLLHATVISMALSSQFFPYTIDAPKRVILQHTVVTADAGQIDDISFDISVLDSNALPFLFKHAPEVAKHLKIDSDFSFNTANQSYRESWMAIYPLSDLFSRSLKFPANRDEILKNYSYFPHISTTKQQTTSIDGSRRVYLEFSLGSLKEVWVTVLNITGPISGWSFANATLPAPEIVKGAPPSYICRLSGVAKENWTFWLETNSPGDIRIEVGVVEQYLMESMKKLKDSFPEWVDVIAFSSFLSTYIF; from the exons ATGACCTTCTACTTGTTCAGGTTAAGCTCCGGCGATGTGGCTGGATTCAAACTGCTGTTTTCATTGGCGATTATCTATGGATTGTTGTCTACGGTGGCGTATTACGTTACGCACATGAAATTTATTACGCCTTTAGGCATCGACGCTCCTCTAGATCGGTTTTCTGAAGCCAGAGCAGTTGAACACATCCGCGTTTTGGCTCATGAAATTGACGGTCGTCAG GAAGGGCGTCAAGGTTTACATGATGCTGCCAAATATATTAAGACACAATTGGAAATGCTGAAGGCTCGTGCTGGATCTAATGTAAG GATTGAAATAGAGCAAGATGTGGTGAATGGCTCTTTCAATATGATGTTTTTAGGCCACAGCTTGTCTCTTGGATATAGGAATCACACCAATATAGTAATGAG GATTTCTTCATTAGAATCAAAAGATACAGACCCTTCCATTTTATTAAATGGACATTTTGATAGTCCACCTGGATCACCAGGTGCTGGTGATTGTGGTTCATGTGTTG CATCTATATTGGAGATAGCACGGCTAACAATTGATTCTGGCTGGGTTCCTCCTAAGCCACTTATTTTTCTGTTCAATGGTGCAGAAGAACTTTTTATGCTT GGTTCACATGGCTTTATAACAACTAATAAATGGCGCAATACAATTGGAGCTTTTATAAATTTGGAAGCATCTGGGAATGGAGGGCTTG ATTTTGTGTGTCAATCTGGACCTGggtcttggccttcaaaagtctatGCTGAATCCGCCATACGTCCTATGGGCAATAGTGCAGCTCAG GACATATTTTCTTTTGTTCCTGGGGACACAGACTACAGAATGTTTGCCACTGACTTTGGGGAGATTCCTGGGCTGGACATTATCTTTCTCCACGGGGGTTATTTCTACCACACCTCAACTGATTCGGTAGAAAGATTATT ACCTGGAAGCATCCAAGCTCGTGGGGATAACTTATTCAATCTTGTCAAAGCCTTCACTATTTCACCTAGTCTAAAAAATGCACATCAGAGGGGAGTTTATAGAGACTCCGGTGTTTCAAAAGATGATGAGCAGCAGCCTATCTTTTTTGATTACGTATCATGGTTCTTG GTTTACTATTCTAGAAAGCAAGGAATGATATTTCATAGTATGCCTGTTGCCATCTTTCTACTCATTCCATTTTTTATGTGGTTTTCAAAGTGTGGCCTGAAATGCTCATTTGCTGCCTTATTTGACAACATTAAAG GAATCTTGTTTCATCTTATTGGGATTATTTTTGGAGTTATATTCCCAGTTGTCTTTTCTATCTTGAGGTTGTTATTCTGCGCACAGTCAATGAACTG GTTTGCTCATCCTTATCTGGCTTATATGATGTTTGTTCCATGCTCACTTGCTGGGATGTTATTTCCAAGAATCTGTTGGAACTATTTTCCTCTCTCTCAAGCTCCTTATCTTGTCAAATCATCAAAACag GAACTTATCGATGAATCCCGGTTTTGGGGTGCATTTGGCTTATATGCACTCATCAGCATG GCTTATTTTAGTGCTGGATTAAGTGGAGGTTTCTTGACTTTATCTTTAGCTGCTTTAATGATTCCTGCATGGATTTTCTTCCATTTATCTGTCAAGTACTATGGTCGTGAATCACTAAC GTCAGCAGCATGTTTTTTGGTACCTACATTACCTCTACTCTTACACAGTGTGTATTTTTCGGTGTTTCTTGTCCAATTTTTAATTGAGAAAATGGGTATGATGGGGTCCATTCCTCCTCCTCATG GGTACTTTGTTCCTGATGTTATAGTGGCTGCAACTATTGGAGCATTGACTGGTGTGTGTGTGGGACCCATTTTACCAGTTATTGGTCATTGGTTGGCCAGATCATCTATTATGCAGTTCTTGCTGCATGCCACTGTGATTTCCATGGCCCTCTCTTCACAGTTTTTTCCATACACAATTGATGCCCCAAAAAGGGTTATTTTACAGCATACTGTTGTTACTGcag ATGCAGGACAAATCGATGACATCAGCTTTGATATATCTGTATTGGACTCCAATGCATTACCTTTCCTTTTCAAACATGCTCCTGAAGTAGCAAAACACCTCAAAATTGATTCAGATTTTTCATTCAACACAGCTAATCAGTCTTACCGAGAATCCTGGATG GCAATATATCCCCTGTCTGATTTGTTTTCAAGAAGCTTGAAATTCCCTGCTAATAGAGATGAAATCTTGAAGAATTATAGTTATTTTCCTCATATATCAACTACTAAGCAACAAACTACCTCCATTGATGGGTCCCGCAGAGTTTACTTGGAATTTTCTTTGGG TTCCTTGAAGGAGGTATGGGTTACAGTCCTCAACATTACAGGCCCAATTTCCGGTTGGTCATTTGCAAACGCTACCCTTCCAG CTCCTGAAATTGTTAAAGGGGCCCCTCCATCATATATTTGTAGACTTAGTGGTGTAGCCAAGGAAAACTGGACCTTTTGGTTGGAG aCAAATAGTCCCGGAGATATTCGTATTGAGGTTGGTGTTGTAGAACAATACTTGATGGAATCAATGAAGAAATTAAAAGATAGTTTTCCAGAGTGGGTGGATGTCATTGCATTTTCAAGTTTTTTGTCCACGTATATCTTTTAG
- the LOC111902109 gene encoding uncharacterized protein LOC111902109 isoform X2, with the protein MKFITPLGIDAPLDRFSEARAVEHIRVLAHEIDGRQEGRQGLHDAAKYIKTQLEMLKARAGSNVRIEIEQDVVNGSFNMMFLGHSLSLGYRNHTNIVMRISSLESKDTDPSILLNGHFDSPPGSPGAGDCGSCVASILEIARLTIDSGWVPPKPLIFLFNGAEELFMLGSHGFITTNKWRNTIGAFINLEASGNGGLDFVCQSGPGSWPSKVYAESAIRPMGNSAAQDIFSFVPGDTDYRMFATDFGEIPGLDIIFLHGGYFYHTSTDSVERLLPGSIQARGDNLFNLVKAFTISPSLKNAHQRGVYRDSGVSKDDEQQPIFFDYVSWFLVYYSRKQGMIFHSMPVAIFLLIPFFMWFSKCGLKCSFAALFDNIKGILFHLIGIIFGVIFPVVFSILRLLFCAQSMNWFAHPYLAYMMFVPCSLAGMLFPRICWNYFPLSQAPYLVKSSKQELIDESRFWGAFGLYALISMAYFSAGLSGGFLTLSLAALMIPAWIFFHLSVKYYGRESLTSAACFLVPTLPLLLHSVYFSVFLVQFLIEKMGMMGSIPPPHGYFVPDVIVAATIGALTGVCVGPILPVIGHWLARSSIMQFLLHATVISMALSSQFFPYTIDAPKRVILQHTVVTADAGQIDDISFDISVLDSNALPFLFKHAPEVAKHLKIDSDFSFNTANQSYRESWMAIYPLSDLFSRSLKFPANRDEILKNYSYFPHISTTKQQTTSIDGSRRVYLEFSLGSLKEVWVTVLNITGPISGWSFANATLPAPEIVKGAPPSYICRLSGVAKENWTFWLETNSPGDIRIEVGVVEQYLMESMKKLKDSFPEWVDVIAFSSFLSTYIF; encoded by the exons ATGAAATTTATTACGCCTTTAGGCATCGACGCTCCTCTAGATCGGTTTTCTGAAGCCAGAGCAGTTGAACACATCCGCGTTTTGGCTCATGAAATTGACGGTCGTCAG GAAGGGCGTCAAGGTTTACATGATGCTGCCAAATATATTAAGACACAATTGGAAATGCTGAAGGCTCGTGCTGGATCTAATGTAAG GATTGAAATAGAGCAAGATGTGGTGAATGGCTCTTTCAATATGATGTTTTTAGGCCACAGCTTGTCTCTTGGATATAGGAATCACACCAATATAGTAATGAG GATTTCTTCATTAGAATCAAAAGATACAGACCCTTCCATTTTATTAAATGGACATTTTGATAGTCCACCTGGATCACCAGGTGCTGGTGATTGTGGTTCATGTGTTG CATCTATATTGGAGATAGCACGGCTAACAATTGATTCTGGCTGGGTTCCTCCTAAGCCACTTATTTTTCTGTTCAATGGTGCAGAAGAACTTTTTATGCTT GGTTCACATGGCTTTATAACAACTAATAAATGGCGCAATACAATTGGAGCTTTTATAAATTTGGAAGCATCTGGGAATGGAGGGCTTG ATTTTGTGTGTCAATCTGGACCTGggtcttggccttcaaaagtctatGCTGAATCCGCCATACGTCCTATGGGCAATAGTGCAGCTCAG GACATATTTTCTTTTGTTCCTGGGGACACAGACTACAGAATGTTTGCCACTGACTTTGGGGAGATTCCTGGGCTGGACATTATCTTTCTCCACGGGGGTTATTTCTACCACACCTCAACTGATTCGGTAGAAAGATTATT ACCTGGAAGCATCCAAGCTCGTGGGGATAACTTATTCAATCTTGTCAAAGCCTTCACTATTTCACCTAGTCTAAAAAATGCACATCAGAGGGGAGTTTATAGAGACTCCGGTGTTTCAAAAGATGATGAGCAGCAGCCTATCTTTTTTGATTACGTATCATGGTTCTTG GTTTACTATTCTAGAAAGCAAGGAATGATATTTCATAGTATGCCTGTTGCCATCTTTCTACTCATTCCATTTTTTATGTGGTTTTCAAAGTGTGGCCTGAAATGCTCATTTGCTGCCTTATTTGACAACATTAAAG GAATCTTGTTTCATCTTATTGGGATTATTTTTGGAGTTATATTCCCAGTTGTCTTTTCTATCTTGAGGTTGTTATTCTGCGCACAGTCAATGAACTG GTTTGCTCATCCTTATCTGGCTTATATGATGTTTGTTCCATGCTCACTTGCTGGGATGTTATTTCCAAGAATCTGTTGGAACTATTTTCCTCTCTCTCAAGCTCCTTATCTTGTCAAATCATCAAAACag GAACTTATCGATGAATCCCGGTTTTGGGGTGCATTTGGCTTATATGCACTCATCAGCATG GCTTATTTTAGTGCTGGATTAAGTGGAGGTTTCTTGACTTTATCTTTAGCTGCTTTAATGATTCCTGCATGGATTTTCTTCCATTTATCTGTCAAGTACTATGGTCGTGAATCACTAAC GTCAGCAGCATGTTTTTTGGTACCTACATTACCTCTACTCTTACACAGTGTGTATTTTTCGGTGTTTCTTGTCCAATTTTTAATTGAGAAAATGGGTATGATGGGGTCCATTCCTCCTCCTCATG GGTACTTTGTTCCTGATGTTATAGTGGCTGCAACTATTGGAGCATTGACTGGTGTGTGTGTGGGACCCATTTTACCAGTTATTGGTCATTGGTTGGCCAGATCATCTATTATGCAGTTCTTGCTGCATGCCACTGTGATTTCCATGGCCCTCTCTTCACAGTTTTTTCCATACACAATTGATGCCCCAAAAAGGGTTATTTTACAGCATACTGTTGTTACTGcag ATGCAGGACAAATCGATGACATCAGCTTTGATATATCTGTATTGGACTCCAATGCATTACCTTTCCTTTTCAAACATGCTCCTGAAGTAGCAAAACACCTCAAAATTGATTCAGATTTTTCATTCAACACAGCTAATCAGTCTTACCGAGAATCCTGGATG GCAATATATCCCCTGTCTGATTTGTTTTCAAGAAGCTTGAAATTCCCTGCTAATAGAGATGAAATCTTGAAGAATTATAGTTATTTTCCTCATATATCAACTACTAAGCAACAAACTACCTCCATTGATGGGTCCCGCAGAGTTTACTTGGAATTTTCTTTGGG TTCCTTGAAGGAGGTATGGGTTACAGTCCTCAACATTACAGGCCCAATTTCCGGTTGGTCATTTGCAAACGCTACCCTTCCAG CTCCTGAAATTGTTAAAGGGGCCCCTCCATCATATATTTGTAGACTTAGTGGTGTAGCCAAGGAAAACTGGACCTTTTGGTTGGAG aCAAATAGTCCCGGAGATATTCGTATTGAGGTTGGTGTTGTAGAACAATACTTGATGGAATCAATGAAGAAATTAAAAGATAGTTTTCCAGAGTGGGTGGATGTCATTGCATTTTCAAGTTTTTTGTCCACGTATATCTTTTAG
- the LOC111902109 gene encoding uncharacterized protein LOC111902109 isoform X3 produces the protein MLKARAGSNVRIEIEQDVVNGSFNMMFLGHSLSLGYRNHTNIVMRISSLESKDTDPSILLNGHFDSPPGSPGAGDCGSCVASILEIARLTIDSGWVPPKPLIFLFNGAEELFMLGSHGFITTNKWRNTIGAFINLEASGNGGLDFVCQSGPGSWPSKVYAESAIRPMGNSAAQDIFSFVPGDTDYRMFATDFGEIPGLDIIFLHGGYFYHTSTDSVERLLPGSIQARGDNLFNLVKAFTISPSLKNAHQRGVYRDSGVSKDDEQQPIFFDYVSWFLVYYSRKQGMIFHSMPVAIFLLIPFFMWFSKCGLKCSFAALFDNIKGILFHLIGIIFGVIFPVVFSILRLLFCAQSMNWFAHPYLAYMMFVPCSLAGMLFPRICWNYFPLSQAPYLVKSSKQELIDESRFWGAFGLYALISMAYFSAGLSGGFLTLSLAALMIPAWIFFHLSVKYYGRESLTSAACFLVPTLPLLLHSVYFSVFLVQFLIEKMGMMGSIPPPHGYFVPDVIVAATIGALTGVCVGPILPVIGHWLARSSIMQFLLHATVISMALSSQFFPYTIDAPKRVILQHTVVTADAGQIDDISFDISVLDSNALPFLFKHAPEVAKHLKIDSDFSFNTANQSYRESWMAIYPLSDLFSRSLKFPANRDEILKNYSYFPHISTTKQQTTSIDGSRRVYLEFSLGSLKEVWVTVLNITGPISGWSFANATLPAPEIVKGAPPSYICRLSGVAKENWTFWLETNSPGDIRIEVGVVEQYLMESMKKLKDSFPEWVDVIAFSSFLSTYIF, from the exons ATGCTGAAGGCTCGTGCTGGATCTAATGTAAG GATTGAAATAGAGCAAGATGTGGTGAATGGCTCTTTCAATATGATGTTTTTAGGCCACAGCTTGTCTCTTGGATATAGGAATCACACCAATATAGTAATGAG GATTTCTTCATTAGAATCAAAAGATACAGACCCTTCCATTTTATTAAATGGACATTTTGATAGTCCACCTGGATCACCAGGTGCTGGTGATTGTGGTTCATGTGTTG CATCTATATTGGAGATAGCACGGCTAACAATTGATTCTGGCTGGGTTCCTCCTAAGCCACTTATTTTTCTGTTCAATGGTGCAGAAGAACTTTTTATGCTT GGTTCACATGGCTTTATAACAACTAATAAATGGCGCAATACAATTGGAGCTTTTATAAATTTGGAAGCATCTGGGAATGGAGGGCTTG ATTTTGTGTGTCAATCTGGACCTGggtcttggccttcaaaagtctatGCTGAATCCGCCATACGTCCTATGGGCAATAGTGCAGCTCAG GACATATTTTCTTTTGTTCCTGGGGACACAGACTACAGAATGTTTGCCACTGACTTTGGGGAGATTCCTGGGCTGGACATTATCTTTCTCCACGGGGGTTATTTCTACCACACCTCAACTGATTCGGTAGAAAGATTATT ACCTGGAAGCATCCAAGCTCGTGGGGATAACTTATTCAATCTTGTCAAAGCCTTCACTATTTCACCTAGTCTAAAAAATGCACATCAGAGGGGAGTTTATAGAGACTCCGGTGTTTCAAAAGATGATGAGCAGCAGCCTATCTTTTTTGATTACGTATCATGGTTCTTG GTTTACTATTCTAGAAAGCAAGGAATGATATTTCATAGTATGCCTGTTGCCATCTTTCTACTCATTCCATTTTTTATGTGGTTTTCAAAGTGTGGCCTGAAATGCTCATTTGCTGCCTTATTTGACAACATTAAAG GAATCTTGTTTCATCTTATTGGGATTATTTTTGGAGTTATATTCCCAGTTGTCTTTTCTATCTTGAGGTTGTTATTCTGCGCACAGTCAATGAACTG GTTTGCTCATCCTTATCTGGCTTATATGATGTTTGTTCCATGCTCACTTGCTGGGATGTTATTTCCAAGAATCTGTTGGAACTATTTTCCTCTCTCTCAAGCTCCTTATCTTGTCAAATCATCAAAACag GAACTTATCGATGAATCCCGGTTTTGGGGTGCATTTGGCTTATATGCACTCATCAGCATG GCTTATTTTAGTGCTGGATTAAGTGGAGGTTTCTTGACTTTATCTTTAGCTGCTTTAATGATTCCTGCATGGATTTTCTTCCATTTATCTGTCAAGTACTATGGTCGTGAATCACTAAC GTCAGCAGCATGTTTTTTGGTACCTACATTACCTCTACTCTTACACAGTGTGTATTTTTCGGTGTTTCTTGTCCAATTTTTAATTGAGAAAATGGGTATGATGGGGTCCATTCCTCCTCCTCATG GGTACTTTGTTCCTGATGTTATAGTGGCTGCAACTATTGGAGCATTGACTGGTGTGTGTGTGGGACCCATTTTACCAGTTATTGGTCATTGGTTGGCCAGATCATCTATTATGCAGTTCTTGCTGCATGCCACTGTGATTTCCATGGCCCTCTCTTCACAGTTTTTTCCATACACAATTGATGCCCCAAAAAGGGTTATTTTACAGCATACTGTTGTTACTGcag ATGCAGGACAAATCGATGACATCAGCTTTGATATATCTGTATTGGACTCCAATGCATTACCTTTCCTTTTCAAACATGCTCCTGAAGTAGCAAAACACCTCAAAATTGATTCAGATTTTTCATTCAACACAGCTAATCAGTCTTACCGAGAATCCTGGATG GCAATATATCCCCTGTCTGATTTGTTTTCAAGAAGCTTGAAATTCCCTGCTAATAGAGATGAAATCTTGAAGAATTATAGTTATTTTCCTCATATATCAACTACTAAGCAACAAACTACCTCCATTGATGGGTCCCGCAGAGTTTACTTGGAATTTTCTTTGGG TTCCTTGAAGGAGGTATGGGTTACAGTCCTCAACATTACAGGCCCAATTTCCGGTTGGTCATTTGCAAACGCTACCCTTCCAG CTCCTGAAATTGTTAAAGGGGCCCCTCCATCATATATTTGTAGACTTAGTGGTGTAGCCAAGGAAAACTGGACCTTTTGGTTGGAG aCAAATAGTCCCGGAGATATTCGTATTGAGGTTGGTGTTGTAGAACAATACTTGATGGAATCAATGAAGAAATTAAAAGATAGTTTTCCAGAGTGGGTGGATGTCATTGCATTTTCAAGTTTTTTGTCCACGTATATCTTTTAG
- the LOC111902109 gene encoding uncharacterized protein LOC111902109 isoform X4 yields MIEIEQDVVNGSFNMMFLGHSLSLGYRNHTNIVMRISSLESKDTDPSILLNGHFDSPPGSPGAGDCGSCVASILEIARLTIDSGWVPPKPLIFLFNGAEELFMLGSHGFITTNKWRNTIGAFINLEASGNGGLDFVCQSGPGSWPSKVYAESAIRPMGNSAAQDIFSFVPGDTDYRMFATDFGEIPGLDIIFLHGGYFYHTSTDSVERLLPGSIQARGDNLFNLVKAFTISPSLKNAHQRGVYRDSGVSKDDEQQPIFFDYVSWFLVYYSRKQGMIFHSMPVAIFLLIPFFMWFSKCGLKCSFAALFDNIKGILFHLIGIIFGVIFPVVFSILRLLFCAQSMNWFAHPYLAYMMFVPCSLAGMLFPRICWNYFPLSQAPYLVKSSKQELIDESRFWGAFGLYALISMAYFSAGLSGGFLTLSLAALMIPAWIFFHLSVKYYGRESLTSAACFLVPTLPLLLHSVYFSVFLVQFLIEKMGMMGSIPPPHGYFVPDVIVAATIGALTGVCVGPILPVIGHWLARSSIMQFLLHATVISMALSSQFFPYTIDAPKRVILQHTVVTADAGQIDDISFDISVLDSNALPFLFKHAPEVAKHLKIDSDFSFNTANQSYRESWMAIYPLSDLFSRSLKFPANRDEILKNYSYFPHISTTKQQTTSIDGSRRVYLEFSLGSLKEVWVTVLNITGPISGWSFANATLPAPEIVKGAPPSYICRLSGVAKENWTFWLETNSPGDIRIEVGVVEQYLMESMKKLKDSFPEWVDVIAFSSFLSTYIF; encoded by the exons AT GATTGAAATAGAGCAAGATGTGGTGAATGGCTCTTTCAATATGATGTTTTTAGGCCACAGCTTGTCTCTTGGATATAGGAATCACACCAATATAGTAATGAG GATTTCTTCATTAGAATCAAAAGATACAGACCCTTCCATTTTATTAAATGGACATTTTGATAGTCCACCTGGATCACCAGGTGCTGGTGATTGTGGTTCATGTGTTG CATCTATATTGGAGATAGCACGGCTAACAATTGATTCTGGCTGGGTTCCTCCTAAGCCACTTATTTTTCTGTTCAATGGTGCAGAAGAACTTTTTATGCTT GGTTCACATGGCTTTATAACAACTAATAAATGGCGCAATACAATTGGAGCTTTTATAAATTTGGAAGCATCTGGGAATGGAGGGCTTG ATTTTGTGTGTCAATCTGGACCTGggtcttggccttcaaaagtctatGCTGAATCCGCCATACGTCCTATGGGCAATAGTGCAGCTCAG GACATATTTTCTTTTGTTCCTGGGGACACAGACTACAGAATGTTTGCCACTGACTTTGGGGAGATTCCTGGGCTGGACATTATCTTTCTCCACGGGGGTTATTTCTACCACACCTCAACTGATTCGGTAGAAAGATTATT ACCTGGAAGCATCCAAGCTCGTGGGGATAACTTATTCAATCTTGTCAAAGCCTTCACTATTTCACCTAGTCTAAAAAATGCACATCAGAGGGGAGTTTATAGAGACTCCGGTGTTTCAAAAGATGATGAGCAGCAGCCTATCTTTTTTGATTACGTATCATGGTTCTTG GTTTACTATTCTAGAAAGCAAGGAATGATATTTCATAGTATGCCTGTTGCCATCTTTCTACTCATTCCATTTTTTATGTGGTTTTCAAAGTGTGGCCTGAAATGCTCATTTGCTGCCTTATTTGACAACATTAAAG GAATCTTGTTTCATCTTATTGGGATTATTTTTGGAGTTATATTCCCAGTTGTCTTTTCTATCTTGAGGTTGTTATTCTGCGCACAGTCAATGAACTG GTTTGCTCATCCTTATCTGGCTTATATGATGTTTGTTCCATGCTCACTTGCTGGGATGTTATTTCCAAGAATCTGTTGGAACTATTTTCCTCTCTCTCAAGCTCCTTATCTTGTCAAATCATCAAAACag GAACTTATCGATGAATCCCGGTTTTGGGGTGCATTTGGCTTATATGCACTCATCAGCATG GCTTATTTTAGTGCTGGATTAAGTGGAGGTTTCTTGACTTTATCTTTAGCTGCTTTAATGATTCCTGCATGGATTTTCTTCCATTTATCTGTCAAGTACTATGGTCGTGAATCACTAAC GTCAGCAGCATGTTTTTTGGTACCTACATTACCTCTACTCTTACACAGTGTGTATTTTTCGGTGTTTCTTGTCCAATTTTTAATTGAGAAAATGGGTATGATGGGGTCCATTCCTCCTCCTCATG GGTACTTTGTTCCTGATGTTATAGTGGCTGCAACTATTGGAGCATTGACTGGTGTGTGTGTGGGACCCATTTTACCAGTTATTGGTCATTGGTTGGCCAGATCATCTATTATGCAGTTCTTGCTGCATGCCACTGTGATTTCCATGGCCCTCTCTTCACAGTTTTTTCCATACACAATTGATGCCCCAAAAAGGGTTATTTTACAGCATACTGTTGTTACTGcag ATGCAGGACAAATCGATGACATCAGCTTTGATATATCTGTATTGGACTCCAATGCATTACCTTTCCTTTTCAAACATGCTCCTGAAGTAGCAAAACACCTCAAAATTGATTCAGATTTTTCATTCAACACAGCTAATCAGTCTTACCGAGAATCCTGGATG GCAATATATCCCCTGTCTGATTTGTTTTCAAGAAGCTTGAAATTCCCTGCTAATAGAGATGAAATCTTGAAGAATTATAGTTATTTTCCTCATATATCAACTACTAAGCAACAAACTACCTCCATTGATGGGTCCCGCAGAGTTTACTTGGAATTTTCTTTGGG TTCCTTGAAGGAGGTATGGGTTACAGTCCTCAACATTACAGGCCCAATTTCCGGTTGGTCATTTGCAAACGCTACCCTTCCAG CTCCTGAAATTGTTAAAGGGGCCCCTCCATCATATATTTGTAGACTTAGTGGTGTAGCCAAGGAAAACTGGACCTTTTGGTTGGAG aCAAATAGTCCCGGAGATATTCGTATTGAGGTTGGTGTTGTAGAACAATACTTGATGGAATCAATGAAGAAATTAAAAGATAGTTTTCCAGAGTGGGTGGATGTCATTGCATTTTCAAGTTTTTTGTCCACGTATATCTTTTAG